Proteins encoded together in one Halalkaliarchaeum sp. AArc-CO window:
- a CDS encoding potassium channel family protein, translated as MNLFGGRDPAEPVEYEPTSVKELLVEMKDTSELLIDLAYSAVLHQSENIAREVLELEHRMDVLQMRARMSLILAARNPSEAEQLAPVLGIVAGADKVSDAAGDIAKIVLEDIGLPDAMRGALSEAVEVLVRGTIAPDSPYAGRTLLDINLESETGVRVIAIRRDDDWILNPGPETVLEDGDVTILRGPEPNIEEVYERATGDPYEVEPPVESDIDDLERAVDSIVLMKNLSELAVDLAYGSVLFDNEELAEEVSNLEVEVDALQSRFEAWTLQAAKNAEDPVALRGLIHLGVATEEVSDAALEITEGVLRDLDVHPVVELAVRESDEIITRTTIAAGSALDGTDVTEGVPDTDISTSVIAIRRPEEGWIVGPDMNTALRPGDVVITKGTRTSAVEFAELAT; from the coding sequence ATGAACTTGTTCGGGGGCCGAGACCCGGCCGAACCGGTGGAGTACGAACCCACCAGTGTGAAGGAGCTTCTGGTCGAGATGAAGGACACCTCGGAGCTGCTCATCGATCTGGCGTACTCGGCTGTCCTCCATCAAAGCGAGAACATCGCCCGGGAGGTTCTCGAACTCGAACACCGCATGGACGTCCTCCAGATGCGCGCCCGGATGAGTCTCATCCTCGCGGCCCGGAACCCCTCCGAGGCCGAACAGCTGGCTCCCGTCCTCGGGATCGTGGCGGGCGCGGACAAGGTATCCGACGCCGCCGGCGACATCGCGAAGATCGTCCTCGAGGACATCGGGCTCCCGGATGCGATGCGGGGTGCGCTCTCGGAGGCGGTCGAAGTGCTGGTTCGCGGCACGATCGCGCCGGACTCACCGTACGCCGGCCGAACGCTTTTGGACATCAACCTCGAGTCGGAGACCGGCGTCCGGGTGATCGCGATCCGGCGCGACGACGACTGGATCCTCAACCCCGGCCCGGAGACCGTTCTCGAAGACGGCGACGTCACCATCCTCCGGGGCCCGGAACCCAACATCGAGGAGGTGTACGAGCGGGCAACCGGTGACCCCTACGAGGTCGAACCGCCCGTCGAGTCCGACATCGACGACCTGGAGCGAGCGGTCGACTCGATCGTACTGATGAAGAACCTCTCGGAACTGGCGGTCGATCTGGCCTACGGGAGCGTGCTCTTCGACAACGAGGAACTGGCCGAAGAGGTGTCGAACCTCGAGGTCGAGGTGGACGCGCTGCAGTCGCGGTTCGAGGCGTGGACGCTCCAGGCGGCGAAAAACGCCGAGGATCCCGTCGCCCTGCGCGGGCTCATCCATCTCGGCGTCGCGACCGAGGAGGTGTCCGACGCGGCTCTGGAGATCACCGAAGGGGTGCTCCGGGACCTGGACGTCCACCCGGTCGTCGAGCTCGCGGTACGGGAATCCGACGAGATCATCACTCGAACGACGATCGCCGCCGGGAGCGCCCTCGACGGGACGGACGTCACGGAGGGGGTTCCCGACACAGACATTTCGACGAGCGTCATCGCGATCCGACGTCCCGAGGAGGGTTGGATCGTCGGTCCCGACATGAATACTGCCCTTCGTCCCGGGGACGTCGTGATCACGAAGGGTACCCGAACCTCGGCGGTGGAGTTCGCCGAACTGGCGACCTAG
- a CDS encoding magnesium transporter, giving the protein MVSIPGDSLDSWTVKSIVGTMFPILVVLSILEMGSGFVLETLEETYLGNPTLLVLVPVMIDMGGNLGAILSSRLSTRLHLGLLEFDPRDTVLWTNILAILALAGTIFTILGFVAYGVGHLITGEPMALWDLLVISVVSGMILAVVAIVLSIAATYVSYKQGLDPDDTTIPVVTNVCDILGVIILSVVAIAVLGGPPLHVVLLEELGAVLILL; this is encoded by the coding sequence ATGGTGTCGATCCCCGGTGACTCGCTGGATAGCTGGACCGTGAAAAGCATCGTCGGAACGATGTTCCCGATTCTGGTGGTGCTGTCGATCCTCGAGATGGGATCGGGGTTTGTCCTCGAGACGCTCGAGGAGACGTATCTCGGCAACCCGACGCTTCTGGTGCTCGTCCCTGTGATGATCGACATGGGAGGGAACCTCGGGGCGATCCTCTCCTCGCGGCTCTCGACCCGGCTGCATCTGGGACTGCTCGAGTTCGATCCCCGGGATACAGTCCTGTGGACGAACATCCTCGCGATCCTCGCGCTTGCTGGAACGATCTTCACGATCCTCGGGTTCGTCGCCTACGGGGTCGGCCACCTGATAACCGGTGAGCCGATGGCACTTTGGGACTTGCTCGTCATCTCGGTCGTCAGCGGGATGATCCTCGCGGTTGTCGCGATCGTGCTGTCGATCGCGGCGACGTACGTCTCCTACAAACAGGGATTGGACCCGGACGACACGACGATCCCGGTGGTGACGAACGTCTGTGACATCCTCGGCGTGATCATCCTGTCGGTCGTCGCCATCGCTGTGCTCGGCGGCCCGCCGCTTCACGTCGTGCTGTTGGAAGAACTCGGCGCTGTGCTCATTCTGTTGTGA
- a CDS encoding magnesium transporter, with translation MDVRHGVWRIYRESIAILLVSLLGGVFAGSVLGTEGMIDGFERYPGLLLLLPAFLATRGNVYGALGARISSGLHQGLIEPRFQRDRRLLAAVIASFINGIGISVFIGFLSWGLLQLVPGRDPARLVELVGIMLISGVLTSIVLIGGLLVLVFAGYKHGLDPDNLIGPIVTTLGDIFGVVFLFVAITVVGVVV, from the coding sequence ATGGACGTACGGCACGGGGTGTGGCGTATCTACCGCGAATCCATCGCCATCCTCCTCGTGAGCCTTCTGGGGGGTGTGTTCGCAGGGTCGGTTCTGGGGACCGAGGGGATGATCGACGGGTTCGAGCGCTATCCTGGGCTGTTACTGCTGTTACCCGCGTTTCTGGCCACCCGTGGTAACGTCTACGGCGCGCTGGGAGCGCGGATCTCCTCCGGGCTCCACCAGGGGCTCATCGAACCACGGTTCCAGCGCGACCGGCGGCTACTGGCCGCGGTGATCGCCTCGTTTATCAACGGGATCGGAATCTCCGTATTCATCGGCTTCCTGTCGTGGGGGCTGTTACAGCTCGTTCCGGGACGGGATCCCGCACGGCTCGTCGAACTCGTCGGTATCATGCTCATCTCCGGGGTGTTGACGTCGATCGTTCTCATCGGTGGACTGCTGGTGCTGGTGTTCGCCGGCTACAAACACGGTCTCGATCCCGACAACCTGATCGGACCGATCGTCACCACACTGGGTGACATCTTCGGCGTCGTCTTCCTGTTCGTCGCGATCACGGTCGTAGGGGTGGTCGTGTAA
- a CDS encoding GTPBP1 family GTP-binding protein produces MSADRVVLERALERGEREGGHVEFKERLSREIHLADGRLQSLAAQLRHRVLSGNGEATYVVGVTDDGGIAGISPDAFSETMDVLSLLCEEADAHIADVETWSAGKRGNGSEEGLVGVATIRDGGMLASDDDHIVVGTAGHVDHGKSTLVGSLVTGRPDDGNGDTRSYLDVQPHEVERGLSADLSYGVYGFDDEGPVRLENPHRKQDRARVVEEADRLVSFVDTVGHEPWLRTTIRGLVGQKLDYGLLTVAADDGPTKTTREHLGILLATDLPTIVALTKVDLVDEQRLLEVERDVESMLRDAGRTPLLLARHGVTTAVDEIGDGVVPILRTSAVSEQGLETLDRLFEQLPNRNEEKREAFRMYVDRTYGVTGVGAVASGTVNSGTVEAGDQLLLGPMPDGTFRDVEVRSIEMHYHRVDEARAGRIVGIALTGVSEPEIERGMALLPRDADPTPVREFEAEVMVLNHPTRIQDGYEPVVHLETVSEAASFHPDDGRLLPGDTGTARIRFKFRPYLVEEGQKFVFREGQSKGVGTVTDLTPGAENDD; encoded by the coding sequence ATGAGCGCCGACAGGGTCGTGCTCGAACGGGCCCTCGAACGTGGCGAACGGGAGGGCGGACACGTCGAGTTCAAAGAGCGCCTCTCCCGGGAGATCCACCTCGCGGACGGTCGCCTCCAGAGCCTCGCCGCCCAGCTCCGGCACCGCGTACTGTCGGGCAACGGCGAGGCGACCTACGTTGTGGGCGTCACCGACGACGGGGGGATCGCCGGGATCTCGCCGGACGCGTTCTCCGAGACGATGGACGTGCTGTCGTTGCTCTGTGAGGAGGCCGACGCACACATCGCCGATGTCGAGACATGGAGTGCGGGAAAACGAGGGAACGGCTCCGAGGAGGGGCTGGTGGGGGTGGCGACGATCCGGGACGGCGGAATGCTGGCCTCCGATGACGATCACATCGTGGTGGGGACGGCCGGCCACGTCGATCACGGCAAGTCCACGCTCGTGGGATCGCTGGTTACGGGCCGACCTGACGACGGTAACGGCGACACCAGGTCGTATCTCGACGTCCAGCCACACGAGGTCGAGCGGGGGCTCTCTGCGGATCTCTCGTACGGGGTGTACGGCTTCGACGACGAGGGGCCCGTCCGTCTGGAGAACCCCCACCGGAAGCAGGATCGGGCCCGGGTCGTCGAGGAGGCCGACCGGCTCGTCTCCTTCGTGGACACCGTCGGTCACGAGCCGTGGCTCCGGACCACGATCCGAGGACTCGTCGGACAGAAGCTCGATTACGGACTGTTGACCGTCGCTGCCGACGACGGTCCGACGAAGACCACCCGGGAGCATCTGGGGATCCTGCTGGCGACCGATCTCCCCACGATCGTCGCGCTCACCAAGGTCGATCTCGTGGACGAACAGCGGCTGCTGGAGGTCGAACGCGACGTCGAGTCGATGCTCCGGGACGCCGGGCGGACGCCCCTGCTTTTGGCCCGCCACGGCGTCACGACGGCCGTCGACGAGATCGGCGACGGCGTCGTGCCGATCCTCCGGACGTCGGCCGTGAGCGAACAGGGACTGGAAACGCTGGATCGACTGTTCGAACAGCTTCCGAACCGCAACGAGGAAAAGCGAGAGGCCTTCCGGATGTACGTCGATCGGACGTACGGCGTCACCGGCGTCGGCGCAGTCGCCTCCGGAACGGTCAACTCGGGGACAGTCGAGGCGGGAGACCAACTCCTCCTGGGCCCGATGCCGGACGGAACGTTCCGCGACGTCGAGGTCCGGTCGATCGAGATGCACTACCACCGGGTCGACGAGGCGCGCGCTGGTCGGATCGTCGGGATCGCACTTACAGGGGTGAGCGAACCCGAGATCGAACGCGGGATGGCGCTGCTCCCCAGGGACGCCGATCCAACCCCGGTACGGGAGTTCGAGGCGGAAGTGATGGTGCTGAACCATCCTACGCGGATCCAGGACGGCTACGAACCGGTCGTCCACCTCGAGACCGTCTCGGAGGCGGCTTCGTTCCATCCCGACGACGGACGCCTGCTTCCAGGTGACACCGGGACGGCTCGGATTCGATTCAAGTTCAGGCCGTACCTCGTCGAGGAGGGACAGAAGTTCGTCTTTCGGGAGGGACAGAGCAAGGGCGTCGGTACTGTAACTGATCTTACACCAGGAGCAGAAAACGACGACTGA
- a CDS encoding GNAT family N-acetyltransferase: protein MKFELLGWPPSGPTLGLDFRTFSYAGKFVMTTTGKAVIRGDTEIEGAAKAEADAEDLPDGVDPSAFEDDVLAAVAFNEDRTDPGTLWLRYVTVHADHRGRGLGPRLLGFVARRAEIRGYERCRIAVNNPFAYEAAYRAGFAYTGRRTGIAELVLERPGSADPGTYENGLRQFLDRELSVAEREFLDRKFDSEPPETIDPPP, encoded by the coding sequence GTGAAGTTCGAACTGCTCGGCTGGCCGCCGTCGGGGCCCACACTCGGGCTCGACTTCCGAACCTTCAGCTACGCCGGCAAGTTCGTCATGACCACCACCGGTAAGGCCGTGATCCGCGGTGACACCGAAATCGAGGGCGCGGCAAAAGCGGAAGCTGACGCCGAGGATCTCCCCGACGGAGTCGATCCGTCGGCGTTCGAGGACGACGTCCTGGCAGCGGTGGCGTTCAACGAGGACCGAACAGATCCCGGAACCCTCTGGCTTCGGTACGTCACGGTCCACGCCGACCACCGGGGACGGGGACTGGGTCCCCGTCTCCTCGGGTTCGTCGCCAGAAGGGCCGAGATCCGGGGATACGAGCGCTGTCGAATCGCCGTCAACAACCCGTTCGCCTACGAGGCGGCCTACAGGGCGGGGTTCGCGTACACCGGTCGACGAACGGGGATCGCGGAGCTGGTTCTCGAACGCCCCGGCAGCGCCGATCCGGGAACCTACGAGAACGGTCTGAGACAGTTTCTGGACCGAGAGCTCTCGGTGGCCGAACGCGAGTTCCTCGACCGAAAGTTCGATTCCGAACCGCCAGAAACGATCGATCCGCCGCCGTGA
- a CDS encoding methyltransferase domain-containing protein, translating into MFGPGDVRFFDLVSHVYDAVMPPASVEDLSAGLAMADRPIDRVLDVGGGTGRAIASIRGPERVVADASAGMLRRIGGENVHGVLTDARRLPFADAAFDAALLVDALHHVPDRPVVLREAFRVLAPGGVLVIREFDPSHPLGRLLVAGEHAVGMRSRFYTPAELADELSAAGFEPSVLDTGFGYTVAGVVPVDGDRL; encoded by the coding sequence ATGTTCGGCCCCGGCGACGTCCGTTTTTTCGATCTCGTCTCGCACGTGTACGACGCCGTGATGCCGCCGGCGTCCGTCGAGGACCTGTCGGCGGGGCTCGCGATGGCCGACCGGCCGATCGATCGAGTCCTCGACGTCGGTGGAGGAACCGGACGGGCGATCGCGTCGATCCGCGGCCCCGAGCGAGTTGTCGCCGACGCCTCCGCGGGGATGCTCCGACGTATCGGCGGCGAGAACGTCCACGGGGTGTTGACCGACGCGAGGCGGCTTCCGTTTGCGGACGCCGCCTTCGACGCGGCGCTTCTGGTCGACGCACTCCATCACGTTCCCGACCGGCCAGTAGTACTACGGGAGGCGTTCAGGGTGCTCGCACCGGGGGGTGTGCTCGTGATCCGGGAGTTCGATCCGTCCCACCCTCTCGGACGACTGCTGGTCGCCGGCGAGCACGCCGTCGGTATGCGCTCCCGCTTTTATACGCCCGCGGAACTGGCCGACGAACTCTCGGCTGCCGGTTTCGAACCGTCGGTACTCGATACGGGGTTCGGATACACGGTGGCCGGGGTGGTTCCGGTCGACGGTGACCGTCTGTGA
- a CDS encoding cytochrome C oxidase subunit IV family protein — MTSVRQYTLVYVLLLVLAASKWLFFNLPGFDYWTAIGATMVAAFLKTGLIVGYYQHLKQEPRSLTYLMLLSAALVALLGVAASFSIT, encoded by the coding sequence ATGACGTCGGTACGACAGTACACACTCGTCTACGTGCTTCTCCTCGTGCTTGCTGCCTCGAAGTGGCTGTTCTTCAATCTCCCGGGGTTCGACTACTGGACCGCGATCGGCGCCACGATGGTCGCGGCGTTCCTCAAAACCGGCCTGATCGTCGGCTACTACCAGCATCTCAAACAGGAGCCGCGGTCGCTTACGTATCTGATGCTTTTGAGTGCCGCCCTCGTCGCACTGCTCGGCGTCGCTGCGTCGTTCTCGATCACGTAG